CTGCCCTTGGTGGCCACCATCCTGACGTGGCTGGCCACGGGCTCCACCATGTCCAGCCTGAACAAGTGGATTTTCGCCATccacaatttccgctacccgGTCTTGCTGTCCTCCTTACACATGCTGACGGCCGTAGTGGTGGGCAGGCCCCTCGCCAGGCTCCAGGCCGGAAGGTCGGGGCACCCATCCCTCCATCCCAAAACCCGGCTCCGGGTTTTCCTGCTGAGCTTGACCTTCTGCGCCAGCGTGGCTTTTGGGAACCTGGGGCTCAACCACGTCCAGCTGGACTTCGCCCAGATGGTGTACACCACGACCCCACTCTTCACCCTGACCCTCTCGGAGCTGCTCCTGCGGAAGCGCCACCACCCCTTGCAGTACGTGGCCATGGGCCCCATTTGCCTGGGGGCCTCCCTCAGCTTCGTGGGGGAAGTGCACTTCGATCAAGCCGGCTGCTGCTTCCTCTTCGCCGCCACTTTCCTGCGGGGCCTGAAGTCCATTCAGCAAAGTAAGTGACCCACAGGGGAGTTGCCAAGGCAGGGTTTCTCGAATGGGGCCGCTGGAAGGTGGGCGGGCTCCTGAAGTCCACCCAGCttcaagtagccaaggttgagaaactattGTTCTACTCTTGATTTGCTAAAGTCTCTGTCTCTCTaatctctccatccatcatccatccatcatctatctctgtctgtccgtctgtctgtccgtctatcgctctgtctgtctgtctgtctgtctatctatctatctaactatctatacatacatacatcatctatctatctctgtctgtctgtccgaccatctatctatctatctatctatctatctatctatctatctatctatctatctatctatcttctatccatccatccatccatccatccatccacccatccatcatctatctatccctccctccctccatcacctatctaccttatctatctatctatttatctatccatccatctgtcatctatctatctatctatctatctatctatctatctatctatctatctatctatctatctatctttcatctatccatcatctatctctctatctctgtctgtctttctgtctgcctgtctgcctacccatccatccatccatccatccatccatctatccttccatccacccacccacctatctatctatctatctatctatctatctatctatctatctatctatctatctatctatctatctctccctccctccctccctccatcacctatctatctgatctatctatctatctattggcaagaaaggtcataaaaccgaTCTGAAACTCTTGCAAAAAGGAAGTATTCGTTTTTGAAagagaaataacaataaaaaatattttttttaaaagaaaaagaaaaagaaaaaaggaaggtcataaaacgggtcaaagctcacttaacaagcgtCTCGCGGAGCAACATAAGTGTTGGGCTCTAtggcggtcgtaaatcgaggaccacctatattgcggtcgtaagtcgaggcgtACCGGAAATGTTTCTTTTTTGGCCGCATTCAGCAACGGGGACGGTTGCCCCTGGCTTTCTGTGGGCCCAGATCCTGAAGCTTTGctgacctcccccccaccccaatttgtCTGCCCCACAGGTACCCTCCTGCAGGAAGAACACCTGAACTCCTTGAGGCTCTTGTGCCTCACTTCACTGCCCAGCTTCTGCCTCCTCTTCGTGGCCGCGCTGGGCCTGGAGCTGGGCTGGGCCTGGGAGGGCCTGCTAGCCTACGAGGCCAGCCTCTGGACCTGCGTGCTGCTCAGCTGCCTGGGCTCGGTCCTTTACAACTTGGCCAGCTTCTGCATCCTCTCGCTGACCTCCGCCCTGACCATCCACGTCCTGGGGAACTTTAACGTGGTGGGCAACTTGCTTCTCTCCCATTGGCTTTTCGGAAGCCACCTGACGTTGCTGAGCTACGCGGGCATCGCCCTCACTCTGCTGGGTGTCCTCATGTACCATCACTCTGAAGGTCTCGCCGCTTGCTGGCGCTCGCGGGCGGGCCGAGCCAAAAAAGAGTAGGTGGgcggggaggggtgtgtgtgtgtgtgtcagaatcGTGTGTGGAACGGCGACCTTTCTGACGGTGAGCTCATCCTCTCCTTCTGCTGGGCTACAGCAGGCCTTGGGATCTCCCGTAAATCCTATTGGCGGTCAGGATCGGCAAACAACAGCCTGCATACGGGAAAACCCTCTTGCGGGTGGAGTAAAACCACTGCGGGCTGAATATGCACAACAAACAGAGCCATGGATTATGACTTGGGAACCTCAAACGCGAAGTTGTGTCACCTCTTTGGAGTCCCAACTACCGGATGGCTTCGCTTAAGCCATCTAAATTGGGCTAAATCCGGTCCAAAAACTCTGagaaggaaggttttttttttccccgtctCCAAACAGGTCCCTGTGTGGTTTTAATGATTTTATAATTCCGGGCAAGGATGATAGTAAACAGTTTTTACGAAATACTTTTGCCTGCCCGGCGCAGGTGAGTGTGAGACGAATTCtgatttcccccaaaaaaagacgcCAGAAAGTTTTAACtttatgttgttgtttgttgttgtttttcaagtTAAGGAGATTTCCAGGTTTGGAATCTGGTCTTTGGAAAGAGaataagttattttttcattaatAGTTGTGTTCGTCAGCCTTGGCAAACTTGAAGatgggcagacttcaactcccacaatgccCCAGTCAGCTTGGttggctggttcaggaattctgggagttgaagtccgcccatcttcaagttaccaaggttaagaaacactgcttcGTAAGATGTCCTACAGATGTAGTGCCTCTTCCGCAAGATTTGTTTAtggtttattgtatttatttttatactgcgGTATTTCCCGGAGATTCCTGGGGATTTAACTGTAATTTCAAAAACACATCAAAACGACACAACTTGGGATCTGCACAAGGTGGCAGGATCATTCTAAGCTATCATGTTGGAGAAATGATAGGCAGGAGGAAGGGGCTGCCATTTTGAAGCGGATGACCACTTTGGCTTTGAAGGGAGTTGATGTGTCGGTCAGGCTGGGGAAGTAAGGCCAGGGGTCCCACTGAcctgttagaacaggggtctccaaccttggcaactttaagacttgtggacttcaactcccagagttctgggagttgaagtccacaagtcttaaagttgctgaagttggagacccctgtgttagagtaAAGGAACGTGTGCACAGAATTTCTCCAGTCCAAATTATATCTGAGTATTCTTAATTTTGGTAGCACCTGTAGTCTGCTTGCAAAAAAGAGATTCTTTGGGagattcatcatcatcttcttttaacggaccaataatcccttgcagggtggagtctgggcagctgaGTGGAGCCGAGTGTTttcctggccggatgcccttccctgttgccaatgcggagttttgttcagcagataatattctcattgtgcccagagagagaaatatcggcctcaacttaggatcgaactcacagccttcctgattgtgaggcgacagctccacctctaggccacctctTAAATAAGGTCACCTTTGCACAAGTGATTTCATGACACACGTCGGTACCTCAACCCTACGGTCCTATCAGGGTATATCGGTAACTCTACGTTATTTTTCTGCAACTGCGCAGAAGACGATCTCAGTTCATCTGCTTTTCCCGCCTGGGGGGCGGGGGGTTGATCGTACAGGAATGTGGGGTGTTACTGTGTGGCCGTCATAATGGAAATGTTGTGGCTGTGTATCTTTCTGTACCCGGACTGGATGTGTAGAGGACATTATGCTGTGGTTTGTTTAACTGTGATCTACTGAAAAAGCCACCGGGCTGAGTTTGCACAGTATatgccaggggtcggcaaccttaaacgctcaaatgagccatttggacctgtttcccagggGCCACAaacacctgggtgggcgtggccaactcgacgtcactccctcccacccagtcacatgacaccctccctagccacgcctacccagctggtcattagggcagagaactggttgttaaaaaacaccgggaaccacaaaaaccTTTCTCACAGGACCTCTCTctcaatccctccctccctctctctccccctctctctgtatcttctatctctctctctctctccccctctctctgtatctcactGTCTCTGCCCTGACTGCTTCTCCATCCCACCGctgttgcccttaccttctcaggccaggcgaggagtgtgTGGGAGGGGAGGACGAGTGGcggagccagccagtggtgggatcacccgacagggagccacagcagagggcccaagagccgcgtgcggctctggagccgcaggttgccgacaccTGGTATTTGCTAAGCCATAAGGCGCTGTTTATATAGATCACAAGCCCACATAAACCACATCTGGGCTTAGCATCAGCATTATCCTACAATCTGCATTGTTTGGTGCTATAGACGATTAGTTGTTAGACCACTGCTTGGAAGGACCAGGCAAATAAAGCTATTCTTCCCTGACtcctttaaagatttttttttatcgtGGATTGCAAGACATACAGATAACCACAGATAGGCAGCAAGGagatacaaaaaaacaaaacaaaaacccttctgctactttgctgccatctagtggtaatCTAGCAACTTGCAGGCCAGAAAAAGCTCGTCTCCACTTGTTcctaaagcacacacacacacagggcatTCGATTCCTGTATTAAGATCTTGGCTGCATCAAACCACGTTTTTCGCATTCTAGATGAAACCGATACTAACTGATAACGGGTTGAGACGCTTATTGAGAAGGTCcgctctccctaggctccagagcctttctaggagtctggggagggcgaaaaacgggcctaacgGACCCACCataccatcgcatgccaaaagcggggggggagcACGGGGTGGGTCGTGTGTGCATGTGGggaggtgcatagaattatgggtgtaggcacatGATCACGCAACCCAACCTTAAGAATGTTAAGGCAtgcggatttcaactctcagaattccccagccagcacagctggctgggggaattctgggaatcgaagtccacacatcttaaaacgttcctgaggttgagaaacactgcaatagGTTCTTagtttagaggggaaaaaatgttatcGAAGCAGTCCACTGTTGATATGGTGGGTTCCTCCTTCGTACTTTTCTGAATTAACCGCTATTTGGCTGTCCTCCTAATAGAACGGAGAGACACCCCCCCTAAAAattgttacattttaaaaattattttaaattatttctaaattattAAAATCATAGggacgctgagcttgccgatcaaaaggttggcagttcagcggttcgaatccctagtgctgccgcctaAAGggttgagctcccgtgacttgttccagcttctgccaacttagcagttcgaaagcacgtaaaaaatgcaagtagaaaaatagggaccacctttggtgggaaggtcacagcggtccgtgcgcctttggtggttgagtcatgccggccacatgaccacggagacgtcttcggacagcgctggctcttcggctttgaaatggagaggagcatcggcccctagagtcgggaatgactagcacacatgtgcgagagAAACCTGTACCTTTTAAAATTACGGCTTCCGGCTCATAGACTCTTGTCATCCCTGGGCTGGGACTTTTTCAGAATCGTATCTTCCTGTTTAGGGATCCTTTGCTCCTTCTTTGATACCCAGGCCTTGCAATGGAACAGCGATTATGTTTTGCGACGTTTATTATCTTGGGggtgttttgggggggggggtcacaggTCGAGCTGGAGATCAAGAGCTAGAAGAGTTGAAATGTTTTGCAAACCAACGGAGGATGGAACCCTTCCCAGCCTCATGGGAAGTCGATAAGCACTCAGCAACCTGTTTAGCATCTCGGCTCGTGTTTGTCTCAAAATAAAGCTCTATTTTTGTCTTATTTGTGTCCTGACGTCCTTAAATGACCCATAGGAAAGGGAGGGCTGGCTGGGAATATACTGTATGACGTACCTCTggcctctgaaaaaaaaaaccaacaacagcaACTAGAGGTGGGGAGCAGTTTGACAGCCAAGAGAAGCTTTTTTTCGGGGAAAGAAAATGACTTTTATGGGAAGGAAGGATAATTATTCaggatggctttttttttttttttggcacggTGCAGGCAAAAGCCGGTGGCTGCTTGGTTGCCGTAGCAACGGCGGCCCAGCCTGGAATCATCCCGAAGGAGAAACCTTTGCAAGCGAGTTGGATAATAATGCATGTGACCCAGCCTATGGaaattacaaaacaaaaaacctttgaGAAACGGGAAGGttgcaagaaaataataataataaggtggggagggggagagcatCCTTTGGCAGCCAGTTCAACGCCGAACAATTCAGGCCTTCTGAAAGACGTCGCTGCTTTTGTGTGTAACTAGAACAACTGCAGCGGTCACTAAAAAAAATGCTAGCATCCAGGGCAGAACAGACCAGATTTCTGCCAGTCAACTACTGGAGTTGCAAACATCAGCCAACTTCTCTCTAGtcagggaaaaagaaaacaaaaaactattTGGTGGTTTATATATTgttcgcttgctcctggggagggaagccatggcaaatctagacagcgtactaaaaagcagagacatcaccctgccaacaaaagtacgtataatcaaagctatggttttcccagttgccatggatggctgtgaaagttggaccacaaggaaggctgagggccaaagaatggaggcctttgaactctggtgctggagaaaactcctgtgagtcccttggactgcaaggcgatccaagtggtcagtcctagaggagatcaaccctgaccgctctttagaaggccagatcctgaagagaaaACTCAaataatactttggccacctaatgagaaggaaggactccctggagaagagcctaatgctgggatcgATGGAGggtaaaagaaggggacgacccatcgtgaccccatggatgatgttcctccaggccttcttgtcctctatcatcctccagagtccatttaagctcacaacgactgcttcagtgactccatccagccacctcgttctccgccgtccccttcttcttttgccctccatcgttcccagcattcggctcttccccaatgagtccttccttctcatcaggtggccaaaggatttgagtttcctcttcaggatctggccttctaaagcgcagtcagtcagggttgatctcctctaggaccgaccggttggatcgccttgcagtccaagggatctcgcaggagtcttctccagcaccagagttcaattaTGGAAATTATGTTGTCCAAGAGAAAGTTTTCTTGTTGCACTTTCTACAAACAGCCTTTTCTTTGGCATTCTTTGTTTATTTCTTGGCAACTTTACCACACCATTCATTTTTTTATTCCTGAGTACAAGGCTTTCAAAAGTTTGTTTGAGGGATTAGTTagcattgcaattttttttttaaatctccattTAACTCTATCGGCCAACCTGGGTCTTAATGAATCTTCTTCCCTCTGCTGTTCTGGCCAAGTAATTACAACTGCTTGATATTTTAACTGGgctaatgttttgttttgttttgttttagaaaaagttttttattttttatttttttctcatagaCATATCTTAACTGTACAGTTTCTTATCTAACGTacataatgtcagggttccaagtaacacccccaacgaaatcaaactccagGCTTGCAGTTCCTCaaggctaacttttattagagatgaaaatattggcacatctgcggaaaacccaaatctggggTTAtcttcacccaaaagaaagttctagACCTTGCCCGCTTCTCCCACaggtccaccactgctccaatcaattCCTTATCGTACAGAAGACAAACCTCtctgttcttctctgcacagctgtcGGGACACcttggccttgaacttctctgcgaaagttttgttatggctaattctacttcactcatgcaatcccccctcccaacttcccacggtaggattgtggcaggcctggatcctgaaggcaccaagtttaatatgcaggggtgaaatccagcaggttctgacaggttctggagaaccggtagcggaaattttgaggagtttggagaaccagcaaatacaacctctggctggctccagagtggggtggaaatggagattttgcaatatccttcccctggagtggggagggaatggagattttgcagtatccttcccctagagttgggtgagaatggagattttgcaatatccttcccctggagtggggagggaatggagattttgcaacatccttcccctggagtggggagggaatggagattttgcaatatccttcccctggagtggggtgggaatggagattttgcagtatccttccctggagtgggggtgggaatggagattttgcagtatccttccctggagtgggggtgggaatggagattttgcaatatccttcccccaggaatggggtggcaatggagattttgcaatatccttcccctggagtggggtgggaatggagattttgcaatatccttcccccaggaatggggtggcaatggagattttgcaatatccttcccctggagtggggtgggaatggagattttgcagtatccttccctggagtgggggtgggaatggaaattttgcagtatccttccccagccacgctcactaagccacgcccacagaacgggtagtaaaaaaaaaaaattggatttcaccactgataatacagcttccaggcctgacagaaggACTACCGGTGGCCCAGTTTTCGATCGACTTTCGGCCGAAGGAAgttttttgtagaaaaaaatgcttttaaaatttttttttaaaaaaaagttggccacgcccacccagtcaagttacccccccccaccaagccacgcccacagaaccggtagtaaacaaattttacatttcgcccCTGGCCCGTGGTCAAAAAAATACCACGGAAAACAGGAAGACGAAGGAGAGAACTGTCGGTTTAAAAGCAAGCCACGAAAAACACAAAGCAGCCTCACGCGTTGAATTCGAAATATTTAATAACACAAAACTGCTACATGCCCGAGTCAATCAATTAATCGGAGAATATTTCGTCCTAAAGTGGCCAGAAGGTTGAATGGGACCCGAGCCAGATATAATTCCTTCTAAGAAGAAATTCAGACGTCAGAGATCCCGCCTGCCATTTTCCTGGAAAAAACCACACAAAAAACGCAGCGAAAAattcatcaaaggttttttttctttttttacttaggATCTCGCCCGTACGCTCGGTGGAGACCACCGGTTGCCTTGTTTGAACCCCTCCTGGCAAAGAAGCCACATTTCTCGAAACAACTTTGCGGCAGGATTTATTCCGGAGCCTAAAGTAAAGAAAGAGTCGATCGTCTAATGGATGTCGTATTATAAtatatttcccacccacccacccccttccaatatctgttgtttttttttaatttatggaaCAGAATAAAACACGCAGGTTAAaaatcacacatacacacatacacacacactccccgCTTTCTGGTCAAGGTAGTTGCCAGCTCCCCATTTTTGCGTGACGGTTTCAAACTTAGCCGTGGTGGCGCGTGGGGTTTATTGCGGCGCCTCGGCTCGGGGGTGCGGGGGCTCGCCCACGCTGAGCCTCTCACAGCGCGATCATGACTCTAACCTCGTTTTCGTAGAGGTCAGGGATGAGGCCCAAAGGGGACCGAACCATTTTGACGCTGTTTTTCCCAAAGAGTTGATACTCGTATTCGACCAGCTGTTCCCAGAAACCAAGATTTGGCCGGATGACGGGCCGGCAGGATTTGACCCAGTCGTGGGCGTTGGCTAGCGACATGGAGTGGTATTTCATCAGGTAGGCGATGCACAGGGCAGCCGAGCGGCTGACGCCGGCGGCGCAGTGCACCAGGGTCCGGCCCTGGTTCTGACTCACAGCGTGGATCTTATCGGCTACGGGGTCAAAGAAGTCATAAATACGTGCGGTGGGATAGTCCAAGACCGGGACGTGGATGTAGTATATATCCGGGAAGTAGGTGTTGACCACTTCCACTGTGGCGTTAATTATGGTGGTGATGCGGTTCGCGTAGAGGAAAAGTTTGTTGTTGGCCGCCTCGCCATTGCTGATGAAGAGGCTGTTGGTGATGCGGGATAGGCCGTAGATCGAAGGGTTCCTGAAAAGGATGGGTATGGCGCCAAAAGCTGCGTTCATCAAGGCGAGCATTAGATGTCCGTTTCAGCGGAAGGCGGCATCATTTTGAGCGGGGCCGAAGGGAGCTGAGGAaggtgggaaaaaaaacagagaggaaagaaagggaaggagggggggaattcTCAAACCGGGGATCAAAAGAAGCaggatgttgtgactccagcccccgaatctggccccatgcccataAGTGACttcaagagtgagggggaagggccggtaaggcttacctcgggagcaccgattcctttggcccggctccaggagccagaaccagaccagtcggaggac
This genomic stretch from Ahaetulla prasina isolate Xishuangbanna chromosome 15, ASM2864084v1, whole genome shotgun sequence harbors:
- the SLC35E4 gene encoding solute carrier family 35 member E4 isoform X1, with the protein product MCLPVGKKHDAVMGSAAETWPLLPWKQDPGQRWGRRLLSRWRHTLPLVATILTWLATGSTMSSLNKWIFAIHNFRYPVLLSSLHMLTAVVVGRPLARLQAGRSGHPSLHPKTRLRVFLLSLTFCASVAFGNLGLNHVQLDFAQMVYTTTPLFTLTLSELLLRKRHHPLQYVAMGPICLGASLSFVGEVHFDQAGCCFLFAATFLRGLKSIQQSTLLQEEHLNSLRLLCLTSLPSFCLLFVAALGLELGWAWEGLLAYEASLWTCVLLSCLGSVLYNLASFCILSLTSALTIHVLGNFNVVGNLLLSHWLFGSHLTLLSYAGIALTLLGVLMYHHSEGLAACWRSRAGRAKKE
- the SLC35E4 gene encoding solute carrier family 35 member E4 isoform X2, which encodes MCLPVGKKHDAVMGSAAETWPLLPWKQDPGQRWGRRLLSRWRHTLPLVATILTWLATGSTMSSLNKWIFAIHNFRYPVLLSSLHMLTAVVVGRPLARLQAGRSGHPSLHPKTRLRVFLLSLTFCASVAFGNLGLNHVQLDFAQMVYTTTPLFTLTLSELLLRKRHHPLQYVAMGPICLGASLSFVGEVHFDQAGCCFLFAATFLRGLKSIQQSTLLQEEHLNSLRLLCLTSLPSFCLLFVAALGLELGWAWEGLLAYEASLWTCVLLSCLGSVLYNLASFCILSLTSALTIHVLGNFNVVGNLLLSHWLFGSHLTLLSYAGIALTLLGVLMYHHSEGWSLGS
- the DUSP18 gene encoding dual specificity protein phosphatase 18: MLALMNAAFGAIPILFRNPSIYGLSRITNSLFISNGEAANNKLFLYANRITTIINATVEVVNTYFPDIYYIHVPVLDYPTARIYDFFDPVADKIHAVSQNQGRTLVHCAAGVSRSAALCIAYLMKYHSMSLANAHDWVKSCRPVIRPNLGFWEQLVEYEYQLFGKNSVKMVRSPLGLIPDLYENEVRVMIAL